TATTCACAGTTAGCATGATTGCGATGCTCCATCTGCATCAGGTAGCCCACAAGCACCATCCATATAAACAAGAAGATCTTTACAGCAATAGGAATGGGAAGAAAGCTTTTGGGCTGGAAGGATCTTCATCCAATGGTAGTCTGGACCACTTAGATGTGATGTTAGCCAAGGGTTGAAGTAAAAGCCTGAAATTTTTCTTGAAGTTAGTTAAATGGTGGAAGCTATGTTGTTATTATGGTTGAagaagctttgttgtttttgcgGATTTCTTCCCACGAATATCTGGAGATGTTGAGAAAGGTGCTAGCATGATCCAGTGTCAATTTTTATTGCTGTTGAGATTTGGAATTGTTGTTGAGCTGCAGATCCTTTTTGAGTAGAAGGTTTTTTCTTGGGTGCTGATAGTACTGGTAGTTTACTTGTTGAAATGCCATTTGTTTTGATTGTGTATATCCCAATATCTAACCAAGTTTATCTTGCGTCTGATAAGTTTATCCTCttcatggcttttttttttttttttttcccttcctcaAAATGTTGTGCATCGGGATCtttcaaatgcattttttttccccacCATGGGAATTGGTTTTCATATTTCAAGCGATAGATATTGATATATGTTTTCTCTTCAGCCAGTAACTCCGTGgactttgttaaatttagtttaaacTTGGATggataatatcaataaataaacaatagtaATGTTGATCAAGGCTGGCCAGATAGCTCACAAGTTAATGAGGTGATTAATGCGGTATTTGGAATTGTGTTTTAAAGaagtgttatatttttaaatttatttaatgtgttgttattaaaaataattttaaaaataaaaaatatattaatttaatgtatttttaaataaaaaatattttaaaaaataattattactctaTTTTTAAACACTTTCTAAACGATTTAATATTCATTCTTAGGTTAAGtgtttgtttgatattgtgtttttatttatgtttgtgtgttttaaaaatattttgtattttaaaaaatataaattagtgatttttataactttgatatgctaatatatataaaaaattaataaatatttgtaatatattttttaaataaaaaattaccaaacaTACGCTTTTGGGTGgggtgaaaaattaaaaactccaaGTTTTAACAACTCTGTTGTCCGGATTGGAAACAAGGAGCTAAAAACCTGTGAAAATGTCCAAAGAACACATGTTAGATTCCATGTCGGCCACTTCAAATCTCGTCGTGTCCAACAAATGTTCTAGGTCTCTTCTCTTAAAAAGAGGTGGCCGTTCTTTTCCTCGACAGCCGTTCTCGTTCAACTCCAGTCCTCACTAAAAGCGAGCTCTCAGTCTTGCtaaatggataaaaaagaaagcagaCCTCCAAGCTTCCCGGATAagaaaatcaatccaaaatctTTGTGGTTCCACTAAGGAGGGTTCGGAGTTTGTGGCGTAATGTATAGCGTGGATAAAAATTATAACTCTCAAATACTAGGGTTATAGCCTTTAAAACGTAgggaaatagatttttttttttaaaaaaggatgaaCAAGAGTTTTGAATAAAAGTTTCGTTATGAAATTATTTAAGATAAGTGGATTCATAACAAATTGTtacttaatatttattaatgctaaaatgaaaaatattataaataaaatagtatgatagatcattgttaatttaaaacaaaataaataatacagtttatctcatatatgatattttaaatatgaCAATATCTTTTCGTTAACATAACTAGTCGTTTATAATAAGAATATTTGAAGATTATTTAGAATATCTATGATCATTATATTAAATGGCAactctaaaaacaaaacatttccCTATTAAAAGAACATTTCTTAAAAGGTcatcataattgaaaaaaattataaacttaatatgaaggataaaattgaaatccataaaaactttgataaagaataaaaaaaaatataaagatcaaattgaaaaatattatgtataaaaaaattagaattgaagggttaaattgaaaataaataaaactttaataaaggagaaattgttcaaaataaaaaaatcaaaaccaaaaggactaaatttaaaataccaATAATTAACAAGGAGgactacattttattttttgatgtagaagagagaaatgaattaaagaaagaaaagtccaTTGGTAACAAATCAGCCATTATAAGCTCACACTAgtggtgttcaaaaaaaccgattaaccgAGTAAACagagaaaaccgaaaaaaaattaaccgcaAAAACTGAACCGGgataaaaaaccgattaaaccgattttaaaaaaaccataaattttaacaGGTCcggtttggtttcggttttagttataaaaccgacaaaccgaaccggaccaaccaaaaaatcataataaaccCGCAGGCAACCAAGAGTATAAATACTAAATGGTTTATTAACCTAACTTAACCCTACCTAACATAACCCCCCTCCCCTGCCTTTACAAACTCTCATTCCCTCATAAAAAGTCGCCGTCTGTGGCAAACCAACTCTGCACCTCAAAAATCATTCTTCTTTTccctttaaaaaatcattcttcttttgccttttaatttttcaattacagGTGGTGGGCTCTTGCATTTGGGTGGCAAGCTTTTGATATGGCTTATAAACCTTTCCTCAACAAAGCTGCTTCCGCCATGGACAAGTCTGTGATCCTGCTCAAGATTCcgatggtgatgatgattttgTTGATCGCAAAGAGAAGGGCTCCCTCTCTGAATCTaatgcttttttctttgatgagaaCCCACCAGTTGCTTGATGATGATggctatgattttttaatactagttatttggttaaatttatgtttaaaaaaggGATGGAGGTAGAAATCAGAGATATGTACTCAGTGTTGTTAGTTATAGTCTTATGGGGGTTTAGGTGCCAGGGATTTGAATGAGTTTTTGGTTGTTCTACCATGTTGAAGTTCTGAACCTGCTATTGAAATCAATCGACAACAAGATTTAGGGGtttgcttttctcttttttatctctACAGTTTGTTAATTTACAAGTTGATTTAGGAGAGGTCTCCTTCATTGATGGAAATTGAAATGATTagattttctggtttttttgctATAAAACCGAAtttaaccgaaccgaaccggctCGATTTGAGCCAAAATTCAGTTCGGTTCagtttgaattttcaaaaatttaagttacTCGGTTCAGTTGGTTTTTatggttcaaaccgaaccgaaccgtgaacagcCCTAGCTCAcacatctcataaaaaaaaaaaaagacatgatgAAGAATCAAATGAGATGGAGAAAGAATATTCTTTACTGATATGAGGTACTTTCTTGTTGATTCTTGTACAACACATGCCAATAATtcttttagttaaaataatattaattaaatatgaaatgatattattatcttttgaccaaactaacaattaaaaaaaaaaaccaagataaaaAGATCCAAACACCCCTAATTctatggattatttttttcttcaatggcatatttgtaatttaattgtatataaCAAAGGAAAAGACTTGCATACCCTTGCTCAataatgttagtttttttagggGACATTTTGATCATGTTATTATTCACTAAAAtctagaaaagataaaaaacaaatccccaAACAAACTTATAATGACTAATGCAtcctataaaaacaataaaaatacttttggttCAAAgacaaacaactttttttttttgaaaaggcTATAAACATCATCATTTTACTATTACAATAACTATTAAAATAAGTCTATAGCTAAAATAAATTCCGTTTCCACTTTAgttttatatacacacacattacTTATTTATAATCACTCATGACAtgatttagatttttcaaaactaaatatatatataaaaaatattattctcttAATTCGGTTATcatgaaaactatatttataaccctaatgaaaatcaataattcgattatattaatcataattaaatcataatcatttttaactaaaaaatcttAACTATTCGGCTCAGCTTGAATGTTTACCCATCGATTTTGATTACCATTGTCATCCTAACAATGCACGATCCACAATATGAACACAAATCTTCTTCTCGTTTTGTTTTGGTGACTAATCTTACAACAAAGTGGAttcgttgatgatttttgcAGTCGAACACCAACTACATGTCCACTTGTCACtaccattaattaattagagatATTTGCATGTTAACAAGTAATGAGGGTGTCCATAGCCATAGCCCATAGGTATAAAGCCTGACAACTTATCAAGAAAAGCAAACAATAATTATCTTGGGATTCATAATCTAATAACTATACATAATCATGCCAACAAACAAGAAGAAGGGTACGGCTCTAAGTGGATTTGTTCTAACATCTATAGCTAGGTTCACCGAATGATTTGTGATtcaataactaaatatataaatcTACGAGTGTCGCTTCCTTTAGACTCTGTTCTTGATAATGTTAACCGCCCCAAACTCCGTGTAGCTCCCACCAGGTGGAATGCAGAAAAAGAAGCAACCTCTCGAATATCAGCCACTTTCGAGCATGTGGTTTGGTGGAGCTGGTAGAGGGAGACGTGGTGACCTCAGACCCCATATAACATTTAATTAGTTAATGCTAGAGCAAGTACGGCAGGTGGTATCTCTTCTGTAAACAACCCTAATGCTAGCTTGGACAGGGAGCTCTTATGGCAATAACAGCTGGCCAACCATTACTATATTTGTATGTTGCTGCCATGCATATAAATACCCTATTCAGTCTTCTCGACTATTCACATACAAGACATTTGCAAGTGCTCAGGCCTCTCTTAAAAGCTTTCGATCCCTTTTATACTGTAGAAGTGCTATAACATCTCATTTCCCTCTAGCCAAAATGAAGGCAGGTCCCATGGAGCTCGGTGAGGGAAAGAGTTCAGCCCCCAAAGCCGCGGTGAACAGAGGGGTGGCTATACTTGACTTCATCTTGAGGATACTTGCATTCATTGGTACCCTAGGGAGTGCAATTTCCATGGCAACAACTAATGAAACACTTCCTTTCTTCACACAGTTTATTCGGTTCAGGGCCGAGTACGATGATCTTCCAACGTTCACGTAAGAATTCTGATATGCATTAGTTCTCCGCTGTtcataagagtttttttttggtttatatttaCTGCAtggattaatattttcaaactgCCCTGTCAACAGGTTTTTTGTGGTTGCCAATGGCGTTGTAAGCGCCTATCTGCTTTTTTCTCTCCCATTTTCCGTCTTCAACATTGTGAGGAGCAAAGCACAAAACAGTAGAATTCTTTTGATCATCCTTGATACGGTATAACACTAAAGCTTAATTATAAGTTATCATGCAATTCCTGAAGA
The genomic region above belongs to Populus alba chromosome 12, ASM523922v2, whole genome shotgun sequence and contains:
- the LOC118044262 gene encoding casparian strip membrane protein 6; translation: MKAGPMELGEGKSSAPKAAVNRGVAILDFILRILAFIGTLGSAISMATTNETLPFFTQFIRFRAEYDDLPTFTFFVVANGVVSAYLLFSLPFSVFNIVRSKAQNSRILLIILDTAMLGLLSAGASAAAAIVYLAHHGNARTNWPAICQQFNSFCERTSGSLIGSFIGVVVLILLIALSAVALSRRK